The Ruficoccus amylovorans DNA segment TCGCCGTACGCACGGCAGCGGCACTAACGCCGGGCCAGCTCGGTTCATCGTCGCAAAGCCGGTCCACCGCGGCGAGATAAGCCGTGTCGTTGTCATAGGCGGCTGTGTAGCCGTTGACACCGTCACGCACATGATGAAGCGCTGCGGCGTAGTTGTACGCCAATACAACCAGCCCGCTCGCCATCGCCTCGGTAATGACGTTGCCAAAGGTCTCCGTCGTGCTGGCGAAAAAGAACAAATCCGCCGACGCGTAATGCGCGGCCAGGTCTTCCCCCCGCCGCATCCCGGCAAAAATATACTCCGGGTGCTCGCGCTCCAGCTTCTTGCGCTCCGGCCCGTCCCCGACGACGAGCAGGCGCGCCGCGGGATGACGCTCGCGAAAACGCTCGAAGGCGCGGACGGTCAAGGGCAGATTTTTTTCCGCCGCCACCCGGCCCACGTAAGCAACGACTGGTGCGGCCGACTCCACACCCCAGCTTCGCCGCAGTGCCTCGCTCCGTCGGTGCGGGCCAAAGAGCCGCGTGTCCACCCCCCGGCTGAAGATGCGCACGTTTTTGAAGCGGGCCTCCTCCAGCGTCCGCTTCAAATCCTCAGACGGAACGAATGTCGCCAAGGTGCGGTTGTGGAACCAGCGCAGGTAAGCCATCAGCGGCGAACTGAACCAGCCATAGCCATAGTGGTCGCCGTAGGAATGAAAGTTTGTGTGGTAGGTCGAGACAACAGGAATCCCCAGGCTTCCGGCGGCGAACAAAGCCGCCATGCCGAGCGGCCCCTCCGTCGCGACATGCACCAGCATTGGCCTCTCCTCACGCCAGAGGCGCTTGAGTCGCCCCCGGCAGAATCCGCCAAACTGTAGTCCCTCATAGCGCGGCACCGCGTAACCCTTGACCAGATGCTCCGGAAAATCATGCAACGGCCCGTCGCGGTCC contains these protein-coding regions:
- a CDS encoding glycosyltransferase family 4 protein, translating into MKIALVTETFPPEVNGVAMTLRQYVVGMRARGYEVSVVRPRQQADRDGPLHDFPEHLVKGYAVPRYEGLQFGGFCRGRLKRLWREERPMLVHVATEGPLGMAALFAAGSLGIPVVSTYHTNFHSYGDHYGYGWFSSPLMAYLRWFHNRTLATFVPSEDLKRTLEEARFKNVRIFSRGVDTRLFGPHRRSEALRRSWGVESAAPVVAYVGRVAAEKNLPLTVRAFERFRERHPAARLLVVGDGPERKKLEREHPEYIFAGMRRGEDLAAHYASADLFFFASTTETFGNVITEAMASGLVVLAYNYAAALHHVRDGVNGYTAAYDNDTAYLAAVDRLCDDEPSWPGVSAAAVRTAKALSWDAVLARYESDVRATLGADFKLAFT